The Phycisphaeraceae bacterium genome segment AAGCCCAGCCAGCGCCGCATCCTGGTGGCGATGAACGATCTGAATCTCGGCCCGGGGCGCAAGCACATCAAGTGCGCCAAGATCTGCGGCGACACGTCCGGCAACTACCACCCGCACGGCGAGGGCGTCATCTACCCCACCCTGGTCAACATGGCCCAGGAGTGGAAGATGCGCCACCCCCTCATCGACCCCCAGGGCAACTTCGGCTCGATCGGCGGCGACCCGCCCGCCCACATGCGCTACACCGAGGCGCGCATGACCGCCGCCGCGGTGGAGCTGCTGCAGGATCTCAACCTCGACACGGTGGACTTCCAGCCCAACTACGACGAGCGGCTGCAGGAGCCGCTGGTGCTTCCCGCGCGATTCCCCAACCTGCTGGTCAACGGGTCCAGCGGCATCGCGGTGGGCATGGCCTCGTCCATCCCGCCGCACAATCTGGGGGAGATCTGCGACGCCATCGTGGCGGTGATCGACAGGCCCGACATCTCCCTGCTCGACCTGCTGTCGATCGTGCCCGGGCCGGACTTCCCGACCGGGGGCGTGATCATGGGACGACGGGGGATCATGGAGGCGTACTCGCACGGACGAGGCCGCATCACCGTGCGCGGGCGCGTCCATGTCGAAAGCAACGGCGGGCGTGAGCAGATCGTCATCGACGAGATTCCCTATCAGGTGGTGCAGGGCACCCTGATGGAGAAGGCCACCGAGGTGGTCAAGGAAGGCCGGATCGCCGATGTATCCAACATCCGCGACGAATCCGGCCGCAAGCACCGCACCCGCATCGTGGTGGAACTCAAGCGCGGGGCCTCGCCCGAGGTGGTGGAGAAGCAGCTGTACGAACACACGCCGCTGCAATCCACGTTCTCGATCATCAACATCGCCATCGTCGATCACCAGCCGCGCACGCTCTCGCTCCGGCAGATGCTCGACGAGTACATCCGCCACCGCGCCGAGGTCATCACCCGGCGCACCCGCCACCTGCTGCAGCAGGCCAAGAAGCGGGCTCACGTGCTGGAGGGACTGATCTACGCGGTCTGCGACATTGACGAAGTGATCGCCATCATTCGCTCCAGCCAGACGCGCGAGGAGGCGATCGACAAACTGGCGGCCCGCCGCTTCCGCATCGCATCCGATCACGCCTACGCGCCCAAGATTCCCGTCCGGCTGATCGAGGCCGCGGCCCGTGGCGAGGGAGCACTGCTGACCCGCGTGCAGGCGGAGGCCATCGGCGCGCTGCGACTCATTCAACTGGTCGGCCTGGAGATCGACAAACTTACCGGCGAATACGCCAACCTGCTCGAGGAAATTGACGGCTACGAGCGCATTCTCGCCGACGAGCGCCTGGTGCGGAACATCATCCGTCAGGACGCCATCGACCTGAAGGCGAAGTACGCCACACCCCGGCAGACTCATATCGAGGACGCGGACGTCGAGGATTTCGACGTGGGCGACCTCATCACCCCCCACGAAGTCGTGGTGACGATCTCCCACGAGGGCTACGTGAAGCGGCTGCCCACCGACACCTACCGCGAGCAGGGACGCGGCGGGCGGGGGGTGAAGGCGTCGGACGCCCGCGACGGCGACTTCATCGAGCACCTCTTCGTCTCCTCCACCCACGACGACCTGCTGTGCTTCACCACCACGGGCCGGGTCTTCCGCATGAAGGTGTACCAGATCCCCGAGGGATCGCGCACCAGCCGGGGACGGGCCATCATCAACCTGCTCGACCTGCGCCCGGAGGAGAAGGTCTGCGCCTTCCTGCCCATTCGCGACTTCGAGAAGCGCGAGGACTTCCTGTTCTTCGCCACCGCGATGGGGCGCGTCAAGCGCACCGCCCTGGCGGACTACCGCAACGTCAACCGCTCGGGCATCATCGCGCTGAATCTCAACGAGGGCGATCACCTCGTGGACGTGATCCACACCAGCGGCTCCGATCACGTGCTGCTGGCCACCGCGCAGGGCATGGCCATCCGCTTCGATGAAAACGATGTTCGCGTCATGGGCCGCGCCGCCGCGGGCGTGTGGGGCATTGACCTTGCCGAGGGCGATACGGTGGTGGGGCTGGTGCCCGCCATCGACGGGACGGATCTGCTCACCGTCACCGAGAACGGCTATGGCAAGCGCACCGCCATGACGGAGTACCTCGTGCAGTCCGAGGACGGCTCCACCAGGCCCCAGAGCCGGGGCGGCAAGGGACGCATCGACATCCGCGCCAACGAGCGCAACGGACGCGTCGTCTCCATCCGCTGCGTGCGCGAGGGCGACAGCATCATGGTCATCTCCGAGGGCGGCATGATGGTCCGCATTCCCGCGTCAGACGTTTCCCGCATCGGGCGCAACACCCAGGGCGTGCGCGTGGTCAATCTGAAGGAAGGCGACCGCGTTGTCGCCACCGCCCGCGTGGCCGAGTCGGATTCGGAGGCCGAGGGGTGATGGACGGTGCTGGTGCAGGCGACTGGCTCTCATCAGATCCCCCACGCGGCGCTGAAGCCCTGCAGGCGGTCCCGGAATCGACTCAGCACTTCAACCGACCTGCGGGTTGAACCCTATCCCGGTCATCCTGTGATTCTGATACACTGATGGGGCACGGGCGGGTTGGAGCGTTGCAATGCCGATCAATGAATGGTCCGATGACATCCTGATCGCCGAACTGAGCGATGAGCCGAGTTTCTCGGAGGAGTTCAACGTCCTCATGAAGCGGCTGGAGAGTCGCGGTTCGACTCCCCCCGACGTGATCGTGGACCTGAAGGACGTCACCTTCCTCAATTCCTCCAACATCGCCCAGTTGCTGCGACTGCGGCAAGTGCTGCTCAACGCCAACCGGCGTCTTCGCATCTGCTCCGCCCGTGACCCGGTGTGGTCGATGCTGCTGATCACGGGACTGGACAAGGTCTTCGACTTCGTTGACGACGTGGCCACGTCGCTCGCATCGCTGCAGATCGAGGAGGAAGTGGGGGAAGAGTGAGCGGGAAGGCGTGAGACATTGGGCGCCAGGCATCAGGCACCCGGCGTGGCGCACGGGCCATCGGGTCAGGCCGCACGTCCCGACGCCCCGGACCCTCCGCTCCGCCACATTGCCCGATCACCGCTTTCCCAAGTCACCCGATCACCATGACGACGCCGCTCCCCATCCGCCTCCGCCGCCCCAACGAGGATGTCCGCATCGAGGTGGTGCCGCTCATCGACGTGATCTTTCTGGTGCTCACATTCTTCATCTACGCGATGGTGCTGATGATCCCCGCCAGGGTGCTGCCGATGCGTCTGCAGCCCCTCACCAGCGGTACGCGCGGCGAGGCGGCGCCCGCCGTGACGGTAAGCATCACGCGTGACGGGCGCATCGCCGTGGACCGTGCCCCCACCACGTTGGATGGTCTGCTCACAGCCGTGCAAGCGGCGGTCGGGGACAGGCAGGACACGATCGTGTATATCGCCACGGAGGAAACCCCCGCATCCGGCGATCCCGCATCCGTCGGCGGCGCTGGTGAGGCGACGATCGATCGGCTCCCCATGTTCATCGACCTGTACGCCCGGCTGGCGCGGTCGGGACTCAACATCCGGCTGGTGGGGAGACCGACGGACGTATCGCCCGGCGATTGAACGGTCAGATCGGGTTGTGCGCGCTTCGTCGCGCCTTCAGCGGTGCACGCTCAAGCTGGGCCGGTGGTCATGTCCGGTATGGCTTCCGGGCCGGTTCAGCCGTCGCCGATAACCATGCTGATTCACGACGCGGCTTCCCATAACAGCCCGTCGATTCTTGCGCCGTGTGATCCCTGACCCTCGCCGGATGTTCAAAAAGTGGGTTCTGTCGGACTTGACATACGGATCGTGTTCGGGTAACGTAAACCGAACAGATTGGGCGTCAGCTTCTGCAGGGTCGGTTTCCGTCTGGTCGAGAACAGGTCCGCGACAGGCAGGTCGGATCGGCGACATCCCCCAATGGGTCGTGTCACCGGCGCGGCTCGCCACAAGGGAGCGAACCATGACTCTTCCACTGATTCAAACCGGCCCCGGCGGAGACTTCGTGTTGCGGTACATGCCTCGCGGGAGGCGCCTGGTGGTGGAGCAGGGCTCGCCCTCGGGCGACGCCGAGGCCGATGGCGGATTCAGAAGGGACGATGCGTGGTCCGGAAACGATGCAGCCAGATCGAATCGAACGCTTGCCCGACATGGCGGCGATTGCGGCGCTTCGCCTTCCTGGGCGACAACCCCTCGTCTGACTTGGCTCGATCGACTGCTTTCCTTGCTGGGGTTGGCGCCGACCCGCCGTGCGGCGGCGTTGGCCGAGGATGGGAAAGGCAATGGCGTCGCGGTCGTTGCTTCCGCGCAGATCGACTTGCGTCAGCGGCTGCGCGCCGTGCCGG includes the following:
- the gyrA gene encoding DNA gyrase subunit A, with the translated sequence MADQTNDYSNPDDPSSGTPGGSGGGGFIGHVVDREIERELHDSYLTYAMSTIMDRALPDVRDGLKPSQRRILVAMNDLNLGPGRKHIKCAKICGDTSGNYHPHGEGVIYPTLVNMAQEWKMRHPLIDPQGNFGSIGGDPPAHMRYTEARMTAAAVELLQDLNLDTVDFQPNYDERLQEPLVLPARFPNLLVNGSSGIAVGMASSIPPHNLGEICDAIVAVIDRPDISLLDLLSIVPGPDFPTGGVIMGRRGIMEAYSHGRGRITVRGRVHVESNGGREQIVIDEIPYQVVQGTLMEKATEVVKEGRIADVSNIRDESGRKHRTRIVVELKRGASPEVVEKQLYEHTPLQSTFSIINIAIVDHQPRTLSLRQMLDEYIRHRAEVITRRTRHLLQQAKKRAHVLEGLIYAVCDIDEVIAIIRSSQTREEAIDKLAARRFRIASDHAYAPKIPVRLIEAAARGEGALLTRVQAEAIGALRLIQLVGLEIDKLTGEYANLLEEIDGYERILADERLVRNIIRQDAIDLKAKYATPRQTHIEDADVEDFDVGDLITPHEVVVTISHEGYVKRLPTDTYREQGRGGRGVKASDARDGDFIEHLFVSSTHDDLLCFTTTGRVFRMKVYQIPEGSRTSRGRAIINLLDLRPEEKVCAFLPIRDFEKREDFLFFATAMGRVKRTALADYRNVNRSGIIALNLNEGDHLVDVIHTSGSDHVLLATAQGMAIRFDENDVRVMGRAAAGVWGIDLAEGDTVVGLVPAIDGTDLLTVTENGYGKRTAMTEYLVQSEDGSTRPQSRGGKGRIDIRANERNGRVVSIRCVREGDSIMVISEGGMMVRIPASDVSRIGRNTQGVRVVNLKEGDRVVATARVAESDSEAEG
- a CDS encoding STAS domain-containing protein translates to MPINEWSDDILIAELSDEPSFSEEFNVLMKRLESRGSTPPDVIVDLKDVTFLNSSNIAQLLRLRQVLLNANRRLRICSARDPVWSMLLITGLDKVFDFVDDVATSLASLQIEEEVGEE
- a CDS encoding biopolymer transporter ExbD, whose amino-acid sequence is MTTPLPIRLRRPNEDVRIEVVPLIDVIFLVLTFFIYAMVLMIPARVLPMRLQPLTSGTRGEAAPAVTVSITRDGRIAVDRAPTTLDGLLTAVQAAVGDRQDTIVYIATEETPASGDPASVGGAGEATIDRLPMFIDLYARLARSGLNIRLVGRPTDVSPGD